Proteins from one Nitrobacteraceae bacterium AZCC 2146 genomic window:
- a CDS encoding hypothetical protein (product_source=Hypo-rule applied) produces the protein MPEPDISLHFLIQRLKILNHPLKVLIQRLIPAAACSSIPAILSSKMMGLVQLSEISPEMVLQRRTGCCFRLAFDYQSKPQ, from the coding sequence GTGCCTGAACCGGACATCTCACTTCACTTTCTGATTCAACGTCTCAAGATCTTGAATCATCCTTTGAAGGTTTTGATTCAACGCCTCATCCCCGCCGCTGCCTGTTCCTCCATCCCGGCCATTTTATCAAGCAAAATGATGGGCTTGGTTCAGCTCTCCGAGATTTCCCCGGAAATGGTTTTGCAGCGTCGGACGGGTTGTTGCTTTCGCTTGGCTTTCGATTATCAGTCCAAACCACAATGA
- a CDS encoding isocitrate dehydrogenase (product_source=KO:K00031; cath_funfam=3.40.718.10; cog=COG0538; ko=KO:K00031; pfam=PF00180; smart=SM01329; superfamily=53659; tigrfam=TIGR00127) has product MAKIKVTNPVVDLDGDEMTRIIWQYIKDKLINPFLDVNLMYFDLGMEYRDKTDDQVTIDAANAIKKYGVGVKCATITPDEGRVKEFGLKQMWKSPNGTIRNILGGVVFREPIICKNVPRLVPGWTKPIIIGRHAFGDQYRATDFKFPTAGTITLKFVGDDGKVIEREVFKAPGSGVTMAMFNLDQSISDFARASFNQGLAKGYSVYLSTKNTILKQYDGRFMEIFQDIFDKEFKSQFEAKKITYEHRLIDDMVAAAMKWSGGYVWACKNYDGDVQSDTIAQGYGSLGLMTSVLMTPDGQTVEAEAAHGTVTRHYREHQKGKETSTNSIASIFAWTRGLSHRAKLDNNEALGKFALTLEKVCVDTVEAGFMTKDLALLVGADQRWLSTTGFLDKVAENLTKAMA; this is encoded by the coding sequence ATGGCAAAAATCAAGGTGACCAACCCCGTCGTCGATCTCGATGGCGACGAGATGACCCGGATCATCTGGCAGTACATCAAGGACAAGCTGATCAACCCCTTCCTTGACGTCAACCTGATGTATTTCGACCTCGGGATGGAATACCGCGACAAGACCGACGATCAGGTCACCATCGATGCCGCCAATGCCATCAAGAAGTACGGCGTCGGCGTGAAGTGCGCCACCATCACCCCCGATGAAGGCCGCGTGAAGGAATTCGGCCTGAAGCAGATGTGGAAGTCGCCGAACGGCACCATCCGCAACATCCTCGGCGGCGTCGTGTTCCGCGAACCGATCATCTGCAAGAACGTGCCCCGTCTGGTGCCCGGCTGGACCAAGCCGATCATCATCGGCCGCCACGCCTTCGGCGACCAGTACCGCGCCACCGATTTCAAATTCCCGACCGCCGGCACCATCACCCTCAAGTTCGTCGGCGACGACGGCAAGGTGATCGAGCGCGAAGTCTTCAAGGCACCCGGCAGCGGCGTGACCATGGCGATGTTCAACCTCGACCAGTCGATCAGCGACTTCGCCCGCGCCTCGTTCAACCAGGGCCTGGCCAAGGGCTATTCGGTGTATCTCTCCACCAAGAACACCATCCTGAAGCAGTATGACGGCCGCTTCATGGAGATCTTCCAGGACATCTTCGACAAGGAATTCAAGTCCCAGTTCGAAGCCAAGAAGATCACCTACGAGCATCGCCTGATCGACGACATGGTGGCCGCCGCCATGAAGTGGTCCGGCGGCTACGTCTGGGCCTGCAAGAACTACGACGGCGACGTGCAGTCCGACACCATCGCGCAGGGCTACGGTTCGCTCGGCCTGATGACCTCGGTGCTGATGACCCCCGACGGCCAGACGGTGGAAGCCGAAGCCGCCCACGGCACCGTGACGCGCCACTACCGCGAGCACCAGAAGGGCAAGGAGACCTCCACCAACTCCATCGCCTCGATCTTCGCCTGGACCCGCGGCCTGTCGCATCGCGCCAAGCTCGACAACAACGAAGCGCTCGGCAAGTTTGCGCTGACCCTGGAAAAGGTTTGCGTCGACACCGTCGAAGCCGGCTTCATGACCAAGGATCTCGCGCTCCTGGTCGGCGCCGATCAGCGCTGGCTCTCGACCACGGGCTTCCTCGACAAGGTCGCGGAAAACCTGACCAAGGCGATGGCCTGA
- a CDS encoding tRNA/rRNA methyltransferase (product_source=KO:K02533; cath_funfam=3.40.1280.10; cog=COG0565,COG2852; ko=KO:K02533; pfam=PF00588,PF04480; superfamily=52980,75217; tigrfam=TIGR00050) codes for MSGSGTDHTKAPSELDGPVVVLVEPQLGENIGMAARAMGNFGLTRLRIVNPRDGWPNVHARRAASGADHILDKVELFDTVEAAVADCTLLFATTARAHDQAKPVVAPEAAAQEISRQVATGGTVAILFGRERYGLLNEEVALADRIITFPVNPGFASLNLAQAVLLIGYEWFKLATQNGLPFAMPERSERASQHQMQAFFDNLVRELDKVEFLRPAEKRETMLVNLRNIFSRMEPTKQDMHTLHGVVMAIAEGRKGPAKGGVLDGEQATRLRALLAEHGQGAAPHESGTVRGLARLLRRNPTDAERLLWEQLRSDRRFAGQFKRQTPVGRHIPDFVSFAQRTAIELINPDETDVIVSDRAVRQTWLEERGYRVVAMRTDEVTSDIAAVLLRLETALAGHMPGQD; via the coding sequence ATGTCCGGTTCAGGCACCGACCACACCAAGGCCCCCAGCGAGCTCGACGGCCCCGTCGTCGTTCTGGTCGAGCCGCAGCTCGGCGAGAATATCGGCATGGCCGCGCGCGCCATGGGCAATTTCGGGCTGACGCGGCTGCGCATCGTCAATCCGCGCGATGGCTGGCCGAACGTCCACGCCCGCCGCGCCGCCTCCGGCGCCGATCACATCCTCGACAAGGTCGAGCTGTTCGACACGGTGGAAGCGGCGGTGGCCGACTGCACGCTGCTGTTCGCCACCACCGCGCGCGCCCACGACCAGGCCAAGCCGGTGGTGGCCCCCGAAGCCGCTGCCCAGGAAATTTCCAGGCAGGTCGCCACCGGCGGCACCGTCGCCATCCTGTTTGGCCGCGAGCGCTACGGCCTGCTCAACGAAGAGGTCGCGCTGGCCGATCGCATCATCACCTTCCCGGTCAATCCCGGCTTCGCCTCACTGAACCTCGCCCAGGCCGTGCTGCTGATCGGCTACGAGTGGTTCAAGCTGGCGACCCAGAACGGATTGCCCTTCGCGATGCCGGAGCGCTCCGAGCGCGCCTCGCAGCACCAGATGCAGGCGTTCTTCGACAACCTGGTCCGCGAACTCGACAAGGTCGAGTTTCTCCGTCCGGCGGAGAAGCGCGAGACCATGCTGGTCAACCTGCGCAACATCTTCAGCCGGATGGAGCCGACCAAGCAGGACATGCACACGCTGCACGGCGTGGTGATGGCGATCGCCGAAGGCCGCAAGGGGCCGGCCAAGGGCGGCGTGCTCGATGGCGAACAGGCGACGCGGTTGCGCGCGCTGCTGGCCGAGCACGGCCAGGGCGCGGCGCCCCATGAAAGCGGCACGGTCCGCGGGCTGGCGCGGCTGCTGCGGCGCAATCCCACCGACGCCGAGCGCCTGCTCTGGGAGCAGCTGCGCTCCGACCGCCGCTTCGCCGGCCAGTTCAAGCGGCAGACCCCGGTCGGCCGTCATATTCCGGATTTCGTCTCGTTCGCACAGCGCACTGCCATCGAGCTGATCAATCCCGACGAGACCGATGTGATTGTGAGCGACCGTGCCGTCAGGCAGACTTGGCTCGAGGAGCGCGGCTACCGCGTGGTGGCGATGCGGACCGACGAGGTGACCAGCGATATCGCCGCGGTCTTGCTGCGGCTGGAGACGGCGCTGGCCGGCCACATGCCCGGTCAGGACTAG
- a CDS encoding hypothetical protein (product_source=Hypo-rule applied; superfamily=50814) yields the protein MAASGPGITDIKFLFAKSGNRCAFPKCTAPMAFNETLTGEVCHIKGVRPGSARHDPSQSDTERHDYKNLILMCPTHHTVIDDDEDAYSVEYLLKLKSINEQRSEPVSEEEASRVARDFVLVSTQGQSGGISAQTVNATNITLQSAPSANHLTHQRQIQAVEVLWQSVRNLSSEFSMVIFVDNVLLASEQNAYFQYREHNQIMDSVREYADMTRALQKMNAAGSLEAASKERPFVNHRVWSVFYVLQAVYGRTALLITNSFKDRKLVDWREDSGCDQLLRAILPPSIVDHAKSQTFGGLRFVIDHLESQFLAEAGMNKPS from the coding sequence ATGGCTGCAAGCGGACCGGGCATCACCGACATAAAATTCCTATTTGCCAAGTCGGGCAACAGGTGCGCGTTTCCTAAGTGCACCGCACCAATGGCGTTCAACGAGACCCTGACGGGCGAAGTTTGCCACATAAAAGGGGTCCGTCCCGGTAGTGCTCGTCACGACCCAAGCCAGTCGGACACCGAACGACACGATTACAAAAATCTCATTCTGATGTGTCCCACTCACCACACCGTTATAGACGATGACGAGGACGCTTACAGCGTAGAATATTTGTTGAAGTTGAAAAGCATCAACGAACAGCGTTCCGAACCCGTTTCTGAGGAGGAAGCGTCCCGCGTAGCACGAGACTTTGTGCTTGTCTCAACTCAAGGACAAAGCGGTGGAATTTCAGCTCAGACCGTCAATGCAACTAATATAACCCTGCAGAGTGCCCCATCCGCCAATCACCTAACACATCAACGACAAATCCAAGCTGTAGAAGTGCTTTGGCAGTCAGTGCGCAATTTGAGCAGTGAATTTTCAATGGTGATTTTCGTCGATAACGTGCTCCTGGCATCTGAGCAGAACGCATACTTTCAATACCGAGAGCACAATCAGATTATGGATTCGGTTAGGGAATACGCCGATATGACCAGGGCGCTTCAAAAAATGAACGCGGCGGGATCGTTAGAAGCGGCATCTAAAGAGCGTCCTTTCGTCAATCATCGTGTTTGGTCGGTGTTTTATGTTCTACAAGCTGTCTACGGTCGCACCGCATTACTTATAACAAACTCATTTAAAGACCGGAAGCTGGTTGACTGGCGAGAGGACAGTGGCTGCGATCAATTGCTTCGAGCCATTCTACCTCCGTCAATCGTTGACCATGCGAAGAGTCAGACTTTCGGTGGTCTACGCTTTGTCATCGACCATCTTGAAAGCCAGTTTCTCGCCGAGGCAGGAATGAACAAGCCATCATAG
- a CDS encoding phage-related protein (product_source=COG4679; cog=COG4679; pfam=PF05973) produces the protein MVDDFDGDTYRAVYTVRFRHVVYVLHAFQKKSPRGIRTARSDIELIARRLKVARQDDEARHGKSER, from the coding sequence GTGGTCGACGACTTTGACGGCGACACCTACCGGGCGGTCTACACCGTGCGCTTTCGGCACGTGGTTTACGTGTTGCATGCGTTTCAGAAGAAGTCGCCGCGCGGTATCAGGACTGCGCGCAGCGATATCGAACTCATTGCGCGGCGGCTGAAGGTTGCGCGACAGGACGACGAGGCCCGTCATGGCAAGAGCGAGCGTTAG
- a CDS encoding hypothetical protein (product_source=Hypo-rule applied; pfam=PF14022; superfamily=51306) translates to MTRAIYDKPQKGNPHRLVIRQHVFPSASIKRFANEAGSVYLADLNRNIGREAKPEDDIFCAKRAWHESVETGMFKRIEDRFQTLADFILERGISAVTQEQAVTISDFYALWYMRARRRSLSSRTIKLIGIHGGGGLSLDQEEMLEKNGYVFARNDGEMPARHINGVRLQMHIQRYARQIIDNSQWGVVQSIEGEFIVPDRPEQTVIPLAPDIAMVSPAPCCLIRRDDLVKINQFSATNAVDYLFARSLSKCPLF, encoded by the coding sequence ATGACGCGGGCGATCTACGACAAGCCTCAGAAGGGAAATCCACATAGGCTCGTCATCCGGCAACATGTTTTCCCGTCTGCAAGCATCAAACGCTTCGCGAACGAGGCAGGATCTGTCTATCTCGCCGATTTGAACCGAAACATTGGGCGCGAAGCGAAACCAGAAGATGATATTTTTTGTGCGAAACGAGCTTGGCACGAGAGTGTCGAGACCGGCATGTTTAAACGAATCGAAGACCGTTTTCAGACACTAGCCGATTTTATACTGGAGCGCGGTATCAGTGCCGTCACTCAAGAGCAAGCAGTCACTATCTCAGATTTTTACGCCCTGTGGTACATGCGCGCTCGGCGCAGATCTTTATCATCGCGGACAATTAAACTGATAGGCATTCATGGCGGCGGTGGTCTTTCACTGGATCAGGAGGAAATGCTCGAGAAGAATGGGTATGTCTTTGCGCGTAACGACGGTGAGATGCCTGCACGCCATATCAATGGCGTACGGCTTCAGATGCATATTCAGCGCTACGCTCGCCAGATTATCGATAATTCACAGTGGGGCGTGGTCCAATCTATAGAAGGCGAATTCATTGTGCCGGACCGTCCCGAGCAAACTGTAATTCCTTTGGCACCAGATATCGCCATGGTATCACCCGCGCCTTGCTGCTTAATCCGCCGCGATGATCTGGTAAAAATCAATCAATTCTCTGCAACAAATGCTGTTGATTACTTGTTCGCTCGAAGCCTTTCGAAGTGCCCCCTCTTCTAA
- a CDS encoding putative XRE-type DNA-binding protein (product_source=COG5606; cog=COG5606; pfam=PF13744; superfamily=47413): protein MARASVSKSNAAEITRGSGNVFADLGLPDAEELQTKLGLAYALNAVIDRARLSQPAAAARLGLNQPKVSALRNYKLEGFSVERLMTLLTTLDQDVEIVIRKKPRSRAAARISVVAA, encoded by the coding sequence ATGGCAAGAGCGAGCGTTAGCAAAAGCAATGCAGCCGAGATCACCCGCGGCAGCGGCAACGTGTTCGCGGATCTGGGCTTGCCCGACGCCGAGGAGTTGCAGACCAAGCTCGGGTTGGCTTACGCGCTGAATGCGGTGATCGACCGGGCGAGGCTGAGCCAGCCCGCCGCCGCGGCGCGGCTTGGCCTCAACCAGCCCAAGGTCTCGGCGCTGCGCAACTATAAGCTGGAAGGCTTTTCAGTCGAGCGTCTGATGACCCTGCTCACCACGCTTGATCAGGATGTCGAGATCGTCATCCGCAAGAAACCACGCTCGCGCGCGGCGGCGCGGATCAGCGTGGTGGCGGCGTAA
- a CDS encoding prolyl oligopeptidase (product_source=KO:K01322; cath_funfam=3.40.50.1820; cog=COG1505; ko=KO:K01322; pfam=PF00326,PF02897; superfamily=50993,53474), whose translation MAQTNPADGSNDPLLWLEEIEGERAVAWVEAQNKRTDGFLCDQAYRADYDAVLEILNADDRIPFVGKSGDHLYNFWKDAAHPRGLWRRTTLASYKTDTPEWDVLLDIDALNKAEGISWAFAGATRSPDKSRALISLSFNGTDAIEVREFDIASKSFVADGFFLPKAKTRVGWLDQDTLLFGSALDPEDTTEAGYARLIRRWQRGTPLASAETLFEAEKKDVAAWFGINRRPTHQRVMYWRALDFTRSHIFAEQKNGPHAGQRVRLDLPDEVSISADADDLLVSPKQDWTVGGIVIPTGALATINLDRFIAGDRDFEIIFTPTPTRALQSWLETRHGTVLEILDNVRGRIMLARSDGEGWAETALPDLPDNASISASAFGGEDDADLGEDVLLTVTGFDRPTTTALWHGDGALEALKHAPSSFEADGIEVKQCHAVAEDGTKIPYFLIGKNLAAGGAPRPTILYGYGGFEVSLTPSYMGATGRLWLEQGNLYALSNIRGGGEFGPAWHLASRKITKHVAHDDFASVARDLAASGVTTAQKLACHGGSNGGLLVGNMLTRYPELFGAVWCSVPLLDMARYTKLLAGQSWIAEYGDPEIPDEWAFIQKFSPYHLAAAGQKYPPIFITTNRTDDRVHPGHARKMAARLEELGYPVWFNETVAGGHSGAVDNTKQAQSQALGFAFLRRTIGAE comes from the coding sequence ATGGCGCAGACCAACCCGGCCGATGGCAGCAACGATCCCCTGCTCTGGCTTGAGGAAATCGAGGGCGAACGCGCCGTCGCATGGGTCGAGGCACAGAACAAGCGCACTGATGGCTTTCTCTGCGATCAGGCCTACCGCGCTGACTACGACGCGGTGCTGGAAATCCTCAATGCCGACGACCGGATTCCCTTTGTCGGCAAGTCCGGCGATCACCTCTACAATTTCTGGAAGGACGCCGCGCATCCGCGCGGGCTGTGGCGGCGGACCACGCTTGCGAGCTACAAGACCGATACGCCGGAATGGGACGTGCTGCTCGACATCGACGCGCTCAACAAGGCCGAGGGCATCTCCTGGGCATTTGCCGGCGCCACGCGCTCGCCGGACAAGAGCCGCGCGCTGATCAGCCTGTCCTTCAACGGGACCGACGCCATCGAGGTCCGCGAATTCGACATCGCCAGCAAGAGTTTTGTCGCCGATGGCTTCTTTCTGCCAAAGGCGAAGACCCGCGTAGGCTGGCTGGACCAGGACACGCTGCTGTTCGGCAGCGCGCTCGATCCTGAGGACACCACCGAAGCCGGCTATGCCCGCCTGATCCGCAGATGGCAGCGCGGGACGCCGCTCGCGTCGGCGGAAACCTTGTTCGAAGCCGAGAAGAAGGATGTCGCGGCGTGGTTCGGCATCAACCGCCGGCCGACGCATCAGCGCGTGATGTATTGGCGTGCGCTGGATTTCACGCGCTCGCATATTTTCGCCGAACAGAAGAACGGCCCGCATGCCGGACAGCGCGTACGGCTCGACCTGCCGGACGAAGTCTCGATCTCGGCGGATGCCGACGATCTGCTGGTCAGCCCGAAACAGGACTGGACCGTCGGTGGCATCGTGATCCCGACCGGCGCGCTGGCGACGATCAATCTCGATCGCTTCATCGCGGGCGACCGCGATTTCGAGATCATCTTCACGCCGACGCCAACACGGGCGCTGCAATCCTGGCTGGAAACACGCCACGGCACCGTGCTGGAAATTCTCGACAACGTCCGCGGCCGCATCATGCTGGCGCGGAGCGACGGCGAAGGCTGGGCGGAGACCGCGCTTCCGGACCTGCCGGACAATGCCTCGATCAGCGCATCCGCCTTCGGCGGCGAGGACGATGCCGATCTCGGCGAGGATGTGCTGCTGACCGTCACCGGCTTCGACCGGCCGACGACGACGGCGCTGTGGCACGGCGACGGCGCACTGGAGGCGCTGAAGCACGCGCCGAGTTCGTTCGAGGCCGATGGCATCGAAGTGAAGCAGTGCCACGCCGTCGCGGAAGACGGCACCAAAATTCCGTACTTCCTGATCGGCAAGAATCTCGCCGCGGGCGGTGCGCCACGGCCGACGATCCTCTATGGCTATGGCGGCTTCGAGGTGTCGCTGACGCCGTCCTATATGGGCGCCACCGGCCGGCTGTGGCTCGAACAGGGCAACCTCTACGCGCTTTCGAATATCCGCGGTGGCGGCGAGTTCGGCCCGGCGTGGCATCTCGCCTCGCGCAAGATCACCAAGCATGTGGCGCATGACGATTTTGCCAGCGTCGCGCGCGATCTCGCGGCGAGCGGCGTGACCACGGCGCAGAAGCTGGCCTGCCACGGCGGCAGCAATGGCGGCCTGCTGGTCGGCAACATGCTGACGCGCTATCCGGAATTGTTCGGCGCGGTGTGGTGCAGCGTGCCACTGCTCGACATGGCGCGCTACACCAAACTGCTCGCAGGGCAAAGCTGGATCGCGGAATATGGCGATCCGGAAATCCCCGACGAGTGGGCGTTCATCCAGAAGTTCTCGCCATATCATTTGGCGGCGGCCGGCCAAAAATATCCGCCGATCTTCATCACCACCAACCGCACCGACGACCGCGTCCATCCCGGCCACGCCCGCAAGATGGCGGCGCGGCTGGAAGAACTCGGCTATCCCGTGTGGTTCAACGAGACCGTCGCCGGCGGCCATTCCGGCGCGGTGGACAACACGAAACAGGCGCAGAGCCAGGCGCTGGGCTTTGCGTTTTTAAGGCGTACGATCGGGGCGGAGTGA
- a CDS encoding pimeloyl-ACP methyl ester carboxylesterase (product_source=COG0596; cath_funfam=3.40.50.1820; cog=COG0596; pfam=PF12146; superfamily=53474; transmembrane_helix_parts=Inside_1_6,TMhelix_7_29,Outside_30_281,TMhelix_282_304,Inside_305_332,TMhelix_333_355,Outside_356_364,TMhelix_365_387,Inside_388_399,TMhelix_400_422,Outside_423_444,TMhelix_445_467,Inside_468_479,TMhelix_480_502,Outside_503_516,TMhelix_517_539,Inside_540_551,TMhelix_552_574,Outside_575_576), whose translation MRARWTLAIAGAVLMLAGGLLAHLTQTAGGIKIQDIRFKGAKGNTMSALLYIPPNATAQTPAPGILAVHGYINSRETQDGFAIEFARRGYVVLAMDQTGHGYSDPPAFANGFGGPDGLAHLRSLDMVDKNNVGLEGHSMGGWTILSAATAMPNDYKAMVLEGSSTGKPFAADGTPSWPRNLALVFAQYEEFSTLMWGVPKAKDVTSSPKLWALFGTSAAVEPGKVYGDIAQGNARVLYTPAMTHPAEHISHEAIGYALDWFGKTLQGGTPLPANDQIWFRKEIGTGIALLGFVAFLIGMFDGLLEAKLFSRLILPEPADGTLPAETPVNRGRWLGALILSALIPALTYYPAFSLAGNYLKPQAWLPQGITNQIVVWALINAVIALALMPFAPKRARRRGIVGLSIAIAVATVAAGYLALWLADVIFRIDFRFWIVALKLLSGKQALMALIYLAPLTAFFVIALHVMHRNFSTLAASRGAVYLTNICALTLGFVVLLGLQYGALSINGQLIDPAPAVITSIPLNTIVAIQFVPLLAIVAVIATFTWRRTGSSLPGALICALLVTWYVVAGTATQAAF comes from the coding sequence ATGCGCGCACGCTGGACATTGGCAATCGCAGGCGCCGTTCTGATGCTGGCCGGCGGATTGCTGGCGCATCTGACGCAAACCGCGGGCGGCATCAAGATTCAGGATATCAGGTTCAAAGGCGCCAAGGGCAACACCATGAGTGCCCTGCTCTACATCCCACCCAACGCCACCGCGCAGACCCCCGCCCCCGGCATCCTCGCCGTGCACGGCTACATCAATTCCCGCGAGACCCAGGACGGCTTCGCCATCGAATTCGCCCGCCGCGGCTATGTGGTGCTGGCGATGGATCAGACCGGCCACGGCTACAGCGACCCGCCGGCGTTTGCGAATGGTTTTGGCGGACCGGACGGCCTCGCGCATCTGCGCAGCCTCGACATGGTCGACAAGAACAACGTCGGCCTCGAGGGCCATTCGATGGGCGGCTGGACCATCCTGTCGGCCGCCACCGCGATGCCCAACGACTACAAGGCCATGGTGCTGGAAGGCTCGTCCACCGGCAAACCGTTTGCCGCCGATGGCACGCCGAGCTGGCCGCGCAACCTCGCGCTGGTGTTCGCGCAATACGAGGAATTTTCCACGCTGATGTGGGGCGTGCCAAAGGCGAAGGATGTCACGTCCAGTCCTAAGCTGTGGGCGCTGTTCGGCACATCGGCCGCCGTCGAGCCCGGCAAGGTCTATGGCGACATCGCGCAGGGCAATGCGCGGGTGCTCTACACCCCGGCGATGACCCATCCCGCCGAGCACATCTCTCACGAGGCGATCGGCTATGCGCTGGACTGGTTCGGCAAGACCCTGCAGGGCGGCACGCCGCTGCCGGCCAATGACCAGATCTGGTTTCGCAAGGAGATCGGCACCGGCATCGCCTTGCTCGGCTTCGTCGCGTTCCTGATCGGCATGTTCGACGGCCTCTTGGAAGCGAAGCTGTTTTCCCGGCTGATCCTGCCCGAACCGGCGGATGGCACGCTGCCGGCCGAAACACCCGTTAACCGCGGCCGCTGGCTCGGCGCCCTCATCCTCTCGGCACTGATCCCGGCGCTCACCTATTATCCGGCATTCTCGCTGGCTGGGAATTATCTCAAGCCACAGGCGTGGCTGCCGCAGGGCATCACCAACCAGATCGTGGTCTGGGCCCTCATCAACGCGGTGATCGCGCTGGCGCTGATGCCGTTCGCGCCGAAGCGGGCGCGCCGCCGCGGCATCGTCGGCCTGTCGATCGCCATCGCGGTGGCGACCGTTGCCGCCGGCTATCTCGCGCTGTGGCTGGCGGATGTCATCTTCAGGATCGACTTTCGGTTCTGGATCGTGGCGCTGAAGCTCCTGAGCGGCAAGCAGGCGCTGATGGCGCTGATCTATCTCGCCCCGCTCACCGCGTTCTTCGTCATCGCGCTGCACGTGATGCACCGGAATTTCAGCACTCTGGCGGCCAGCCGCGGCGCGGTCTACCTGACCAATATCTGTGCGCTGACGCTGGGCTTCGTCGTGCTGCTCGGCCTGCAATACGGCGCGCTCTCGATCAACGGCCAGTTGATCGATCCGGCGCCGGCGGTGATCACCTCGATTCCGCTGAACACCATCGTGGCGATCCAGTTCGTGCCGCTGCTGGCGATCGTGGCGGTCATCGCCACCTTCACCTGGCGCAGGACCGGATCGAGCCTGCCCGGTGCGCTGATCTGCGCCCTGCTGGTGACCTGGTACGTGGTGGCGGGGACGGCAACGCAGGCTGCGTTTTGA
- a CDS encoding 2-methylisocitrate lyase-like PEP mutase family enzyme (product_source=COG2513; cath_funfam=3.20.20.60; cog=COG2513; pfam=PF13714; superfamily=51621) has protein sequence MTISTAEKRANFRKLHETGCFVLPNPWDVGSARFLQNLGFKALASTSSGYAWSTGRADNHVSCDDVIDHLTTLCASVDLPVNADFEAGFADDPEGVAANVSRAVATGIAGLSIENSTGNAEQPLYEDALAVARIKAARAAIDKVDPAVMLVARCEGFLVGERDLNRTIARLVAFADAGADCLYAPGVATDEEITTLVKAIGGKPLNVLTIKTTMTVQHLASLGVRRISVGGALARVAWAGFMQAAQEIAGQGTFTAFAQAAKGAELNGLFAKK, from the coding sequence ATGACGATCTCGACAGCCGAAAAGCGCGCGAACTTCCGCAAACTCCACGAGACCGGCTGCTTCGTGCTCCCCAATCCCTGGGATGTCGGCAGCGCGCGGTTCTTGCAGAACCTCGGCTTCAAGGCGCTGGCCTCGACCAGCTCGGGCTATGCCTGGTCGACGGGGCGAGCCGACAACCATGTCAGCTGTGACGACGTGATCGACCACCTGACCACGCTGTGCGCGTCGGTCGACCTGCCGGTCAACGCCGATTTCGAGGCCGGCTTCGCCGACGATCCCGAAGGCGTCGCCGCCAATGTCAGCCGCGCTGTGGCGACCGGCATCGCTGGTCTGTCGATCGAAAACTCCACCGGCAACGCGGAGCAACCGCTCTACGAGGACGCGCTCGCCGTCGCTCGCATCAAGGCTGCCCGCGCCGCGATCGACAAGGTCGATCCCGCGGTGATGCTGGTGGCACGCTGCGAAGGTTTTCTCGTCGGCGAGCGTGATCTGAACAGGACCATCGCCCGCCTCGTCGCCTTCGCCGACGCCGGCGCCGATTGCCTCTATGCGCCGGGCGTCGCCACGGACGAGGAGATCACCACGCTGGTGAAGGCGATCGGCGGAAAGCCACTCAATGTCCTCACCATCAAGACGACCATGACCGTGCAGCATCTCGCAAGCCTCGGCGTCCGCCGCATCAGCGTCGGCGGCGCACTGGCGCGGGTGGCCTGGGCGGGGTTCATGCAGGCCGCGCAGGAGATCGCCGGACAGGGGACGTTCACGGCCTTTGCGCAGGCGGCGAAGGGCGCGGAGCTGAACGGGTTGTTTGCGAAGAAATAG